From the Brevibacillus choshinensis genome, one window contains:
- a CDS encoding NAD(+)/NADH kinase, giving the protein MKKIGIIANKGKPEARIVARELLYLIEARGAQVFLDENIASDLGRAELGATVEDIGKQADLVCVLGGDGTLLGIARQLAGRSLPILGINLGTLGFLSEAEPEDLPHAVDNLLLGKYDIEERTMLEATLIRKGVSLGNYTAMNDIGIAKGSFCRIIQCAVYLDNAYVATFSGDGVIVSTPTGSTAYSLSAGGPIVAPNVDMLLLTPVAPHSLTARPMVLSGNEVIRVEVDAIHQEMGLSIDGQFGYRLEGGDQIYIKKSPYVTPLIKWKTGGFFEAIRTKLQGEWE; this is encoded by the coding sequence GTGAAGAAAATTGGGATCATAGCAAATAAAGGGAAACCGGAAGCACGCATCGTTGCACGGGAGCTGCTGTATTTGATCGAGGCTCGTGGTGCTCAGGTTTTTCTGGATGAAAACATCGCATCTGACTTGGGACGTGCCGAACTCGGAGCGACAGTGGAAGATATCGGAAAACAAGCGGATCTGGTATGTGTCCTCGGAGGAGATGGCACACTCCTGGGTATAGCCCGCCAGCTAGCGGGACGCTCGTTACCTATTTTGGGGATCAACCTGGGGACGCTGGGCTTTTTGTCTGAAGCAGAGCCAGAGGATTTGCCTCATGCGGTCGACAATCTCCTTTTGGGTAAATATGATATTGAGGAACGTACGATGCTCGAAGCCACACTTATTCGAAAAGGCGTGAGCTTGGGTAATTATACGGCGATGAATGATATCGGAATTGCGAAAGGTTCGTTTTGCCGCATCATTCAATGTGCCGTTTATTTAGACAATGCCTATGTCGCCACGTTTAGTGGTGATGGCGTCATTGTATCGACACCAACAGGCTCTACGGCCTACTCATTGTCTGCAGGAGGCCCGATTGTAGCGCCCAATGTGGACATGCTATTACTGACACCGGTTGCCCCGCATTCCCTCACTGCGCGGCCGATGGTGCTCTCTGGCAATGAGGTGATCCGTGTCGAAGTCGATGCGATCCATCAGGAAATGGGCTTGTCGATCGACGGCCAGTTTGGTTACAGGCTTGAGGGAGGCGATCAAATTTACATTAAAAAGTCGCCGTATGTGACACCACTGATTAAGTGGAAAACAGGTGGCTTTTTCGAGGCAATCCGCACGAAATTACAAGGGGAATGGGAGTAA
- a CDS encoding M3 family oligoendopeptidase, with the protein MKFSQITYQRIDMGQTEQRFDELLQAFQDATSFDAQDKVMGQLIELRQEVESSREVAQIRHTINTEDSTYKEEQDYWDEVDPLYQGLISRYYAAIVHSRFRPELEKKWGAQLFRIAETTLRTFSPDVVGDLQEENKLVSRYVALIASAKIPFEGEERTIPQLTPYQSSTNRDTRKRSNEAKYTFFQEHSEELDRIYDDLVKVRSRIAEKLGFSSFVELAYARLNRTDYNAEQVANFRKQVYEYIVPVATKLAERQRERIGVDVMKYYDLAFDFATGNPTPKGSPEWIVENGKKMYAELSPQTDEFFTFMLENDCLDLLSKKGKANGGYCTYISQYELPYIFANFNGTSGDIDVLTHEAGHAFQVYVSRSFEVPEYHFPTYEACEIHSMSMEFLTWPWMELFFEEDTEKYKFSHLESGLTFIPYGVAVDEFQHAIYENPEMTPAERKRTWRQIERKYLPHRNYDENEFLEEGGFWQQQSHIYRNPFYYIDYTLAQICAFQFWKRAQENREQAWDDYLTLCKEGGSKSFTELVQVAKLYSPFEDGCVKSVIDDIDSWLDTVNDKAL; encoded by the coding sequence ATGAAATTTTCTCAAATTACATATCAGCGCATTGATATGGGGCAGACAGAGCAGCGGTTTGACGAGCTGTTACAAGCATTTCAAGATGCAACAAGCTTTGATGCCCAAGACAAAGTGATGGGACAACTCATCGAACTACGTCAAGAAGTCGAATCCTCAAGGGAAGTCGCACAAATTCGTCATACCATTAATACCGAGGATTCCACCTACAAAGAAGAACAGGACTATTGGGATGAAGTAGATCCATTGTACCAAGGACTCATTTCCCGTTACTACGCAGCGATCGTTCACTCCCGGTTTCGTCCCGAGCTTGAGAAAAAATGGGGGGCTCAGCTGTTTCGGATTGCGGAAACGACGCTCCGTACCTTTTCTCCTGACGTCGTAGGTGACCTCCAGGAAGAGAACAAACTGGTCAGCCGCTATGTCGCCCTAATCGCTTCGGCAAAGATTCCGTTTGAGGGGGAAGAACGGACGATACCTCAGTTGACTCCCTACCAGAGCTCTACGAACAGGGATACTCGCAAGCGTTCAAACGAGGCCAAGTACACATTTTTCCAAGAGCACTCTGAAGAATTAGACCGCATTTATGATGATTTGGTCAAAGTACGCTCCCGCATTGCGGAAAAGCTCGGGTTTTCAAGCTTTGTTGAACTGGCGTACGCCCGGCTAAATCGGACAGATTATAACGCTGAACAAGTAGCTAATTTCCGTAAGCAGGTATACGAGTACATCGTTCCCGTTGCCACCAAGCTGGCAGAGCGGCAGCGCGAACGAATAGGTGTAGATGTTATGAAGTACTACGATTTAGCTTTTGATTTCGCTACAGGAAATCCAACTCCAAAAGGATCACCCGAGTGGATCGTCGAGAACGGTAAAAAGATGTATGCCGAGTTGTCGCCGCAAACCGATGAATTTTTCACATTCATGCTCGAAAACGATTGCTTGGACCTGCTCAGTAAAAAAGGGAAAGCGAACGGCGGTTACTGCACGTACATCAGTCAATACGAACTCCCTTACATATTTGCGAACTTCAATGGTACTTCCGGGGACATTGATGTTTTGACTCACGAAGCAGGGCACGCGTTTCAGGTATATGTAAGCCGCAGCTTTGAAGTACCCGAATACCATTTTCCGACCTATGAGGCTTGCGAAATTCATTCGATGAGTATGGAATTTTTGACTTGGCCTTGGATGGAGCTGTTCTTTGAGGAGGACACGGAGAAGTACAAATTCTCACACCTGGAAAGCGGGCTTACCTTTATTCCTTACGGGGTCGCCGTGGACGAATTCCAGCATGCTATTTATGAAAATCCGGAAATGACTCCTGCCGAGCGGAAACGCACATGGCGTCAGATCGAACGAAAATACCTCCCGCATCGCAATTACGACGAAAATGAATTCCTCGAGGAAGGCGGCTTCTGGCAGCAGCAAAGCCACATCTACCGCAATCCTTTCTATTACATCGACTACACGCTTGCACAAATTTGTGCCTTCCAGTTCTGGAAGCGCGCTCAGGAAAATCGGGAACAGGCTTGGGACGATTACCTGACCTTGTGCAAAGAAGGCGGCAGCAAATCATTTACTGAATTGGTGCAAGTAGCGAAGCTGTATTCCCCGTTTGAGGATGGCTGCGTCAAGTCGGTGATTGATGACATCGACAGCTGGCTCGACACCGTAAACGACAAAGCGTTATAA
- the ahrC gene encoding transcriptional regulator AhrC/ArgR has translation MNKGQRHIRIRDIISNVEVETQDELVERLRAAGFNVTQATVSRDIKELHLVKVPLPDGRYKYSIPTEQKFNPLQKLKRMLVDSFMSIDQADHFIVLKTLSGHANAVAELIDNLPWEEIMGTISGDNTILIICRSKENTDEVTKRLMEML, from the coding sequence ATGAACAAAGGGCAACGACATATCCGGATCAGGGACATCATCAGCAATGTTGAGGTGGAAACCCAGGATGAGCTGGTGGAACGTTTGCGTGCGGCTGGATTTAATGTGACGCAAGCAACGGTGTCCCGTGACATCAAGGAGTTGCATCTCGTAAAAGTGCCGCTGCCAGATGGCCGGTACAAGTACTCTATTCCAACCGAGCAAAAGTTTAATCCTCTGCAAAAGTTGAAACGCATGCTCGTCGATTCATTCATGAGCATCGACCAGGCAGATCACTTTATTGTATTAAAAACACTTTCGGGACATGCAAATGCCGTAGCCGAATTGATTGATAACCTGCCATGGGAAGAAATCATGGGCACAATCAGCGGTGACAATACGATCTTGATCATTTGTCGTTCCAAGGAAAATACCGATGAAGTGACAAAGCGCTTAATGGAAATGCTGTAA
- a CDS encoding TlyA family RNA methyltransferase codes for MSIRKERVDVLLVERGMYETREKAKAAVMAGLVQVAGERCDKPGTKFPEDVAITVKGEIHPYVGRGGLKLEKALRVFEIDMTGRVMMDIGASTGGFTDCALQHGARLVYAIDVGYGQLAWSLRQDERVVVMERTNFRHLDPDAFHHEMPDAASIDVSFISLRLILPVLYRFLKEGGDVVALVKPQFEAGKEKVGKNGIVRDPQTHEAVLTDIGEFARSLGFALKALDFSPITGGEGNIEFVLHATKSDTGLDSEEWLKLVTEVVASAHAVLK; via the coding sequence ATGAGTATAAGAAAAGAACGCGTAGATGTCCTGCTCGTGGAGCGTGGCATGTACGAAACGAGAGAAAAAGCTAAAGCGGCCGTGATGGCTGGACTCGTGCAAGTAGCAGGCGAGAGATGTGATAAACCGGGTACCAAATTCCCGGAAGACGTCGCCATCACTGTCAAAGGCGAAATCCATCCGTATGTAGGTCGTGGTGGACTGAAGCTGGAAAAAGCGTTGCGGGTTTTTGAGATCGACATGACTGGACGCGTGATGATGGACATCGGTGCATCTACCGGTGGTTTTACGGATTGTGCTCTGCAGCACGGCGCTCGTCTCGTGTATGCGATTGATGTGGGATACGGCCAATTGGCATGGAGCCTACGTCAGGATGAGCGGGTCGTCGTTATGGAACGGACCAATTTCCGTCATCTAGATCCGGATGCATTTCATCACGAAATGCCTGATGCCGCATCCATCGATGTATCTTTCATTTCCTTACGTTTGATTTTGCCGGTACTGTACCGTTTTCTCAAAGAAGGCGGAGATGTGGTCGCACTAGTCAAACCCCAGTTCGAGGCTGGCAAAGAAAAAGTTGGGAAGAACGGTATTGTGCGCGATCCCCAGACTCATGAAGCTGTGCTGACGGACATCGGTGAATTTGCCCGCAGCCTTGGCTTTGCGCTCAAGGCACTAGACTTTTCGCCGATCACCGGGGGTGAAGGCAACATCGAGTTTGTATTACACGCTACAAAAAGTGATACGGGTCTGGATTCAGAAGAGTGGCTGAAACTGGTAACAGAGGTAGTCGCTTCTGCCCATGCCGTGTTAAAATAA
- the dxs gene encoding 1-deoxy-D-xylulose-5-phosphate synthase — translation MLLTTINDPQDLKKCTQPQLYTLASEIRQFLVENLSKTGGHLAPNLGVVELTLALHYVFDSPRDKLIWDVGHQAYVHKMLTGRREMFPTLRQYKGLCGFPKMIESPHDVWETGHSSTSLSAAMGMATARDLKKEKNHVVAVIGDGALTGGMALEALNHIGHERKNVIVVLNDNEMSIAPNVGALHNYLGKLRSTENYQWAKDEVEGLLKSIPAVGGKLANMAERFKDSMKYLLVSGVLFEELGFTYIGPIDGHDMGLLLDTMKTAKQTKGPVLIHAITKKGKGYAPAEADSVKWHGIGTYKIESGDTPKSAPTYTSIFADTMMTLASENQKIVAVTPAMPAGSGLIPFGQKFPDRLFDVGIAEQHACTFAAGLATQGLKPVLAIYSTFLQRAYDQLIHDVARQKLNVVFAVDRAGLVGADGETHQGMYDTAFMRIIPNMVIMAPKDENELRHMMKTAAVYNDGPISYRYPRLPVRGVQMDEELKVLPIGKAEIVQAGKHVAIVSFGHVFEVAEQAVNQLRTEGLEPMLVNARFCKPLDEELLLRLAKEGYRIITVEEGSEIGGFGSAVLECYNRAGYHDVHVQMVAVPDYFVEHGSVKEQRLEVGLTAENIASRVRALMPTKGVVEA, via the coding sequence ATGCTGCTTACTACCATAAATGATCCTCAAGACTTGAAAAAGTGCACACAGCCGCAGCTATATACGTTGGCATCAGAAATCCGGCAGTTTCTCGTAGAGAATCTGTCTAAAACCGGTGGCCATCTGGCTCCAAATCTCGGTGTAGTCGAGCTGACGCTGGCTTTGCACTATGTCTTCGATAGCCCTCGGGACAAGTTGATCTGGGATGTGGGCCATCAAGCCTATGTACATAAAATGTTGACGGGTCGTAGAGAAATGTTTCCTACCCTGCGTCAATACAAAGGATTGTGCGGATTCCCGAAAATGATCGAAAGTCCTCATGACGTCTGGGAAACCGGACATAGCAGCACTTCGTTGTCTGCGGCGATGGGGATGGCGACAGCGCGCGATCTGAAAAAGGAAAAGAACCACGTGGTTGCCGTGATTGGTGATGGCGCCCTGACTGGTGGGATGGCGCTGGAGGCGCTCAATCACATCGGGCACGAGCGTAAAAACGTGATCGTGGTACTCAACGACAACGAAATGTCGATTGCTCCAAACGTAGGAGCTTTGCACAACTATTTGGGCAAATTGCGTTCCACAGAGAATTACCAATGGGCCAAGGATGAAGTGGAAGGCCTCCTCAAATCGATCCCCGCAGTTGGCGGGAAATTGGCAAATATGGCTGAGAGATTCAAGGACAGCATGAAGTATTTGCTGGTTTCCGGTGTTCTATTCGAGGAGCTAGGGTTTACGTACATTGGTCCGATCGACGGTCATGACATGGGGCTTTTGCTGGATACGATGAAGACAGCGAAGCAAACCAAGGGACCTGTCCTGATCCACGCGATTACGAAAAAAGGAAAAGGGTATGCCCCAGCTGAAGCGGATTCCGTCAAGTGGCATGGGATTGGCACCTACAAGATTGAGTCCGGCGATACACCAAAGTCGGCCCCAACGTATACATCCATTTTTGCGGATACTATGATGACATTGGCGAGCGAGAATCAAAAGATCGTGGCAGTTACGCCAGCTATGCCAGCTGGTTCCGGTCTGATTCCGTTTGGTCAGAAGTTCCCGGATCGACTATTTGACGTAGGGATTGCAGAGCAGCATGCTTGTACCTTTGCAGCTGGTCTGGCAACTCAAGGATTGAAGCCGGTTCTGGCCATTTACTCCACGTTCCTACAAAGGGCTTACGACCAGCTGATTCACGATGTAGCCCGTCAAAAGCTCAATGTCGTGTTTGCAGTAGACCGTGCCGGACTCGTGGGTGCGGATGGTGAAACGCACCAAGGGATGTACGATACTGCCTTTATGCGGATCATTCCTAATATGGTGATCATGGCACCGAAAGACGAGAACGAGCTGCGCCATATGATGAAGACCGCTGCTGTATACAACGATGGACCGATTTCTTATCGTTATCCACGTTTGCCAGTACGGGGAGTGCAGATGGACGAAGAACTGAAAGTCCTCCCGATCGGGAAGGCGGAGATTGTCCAGGCAGGCAAGCACGTCGCCATCGTGTCATTTGGCCATGTATTCGAGGTAGCCGAACAGGCTGTAAATCAGCTGCGGACGGAAGGCCTCGAGCCTATGCTCGTCAACGCGCGCTTTTGCAAGCCATTGGACGAAGAGCTGTTGCTCCGTTTGGCAAAGGAAGGCTACCGCATTATTACAGTAGAAGAAGGCTCCGAAATCGGTGGCTTCGGCAGCGCAGTGCTGGAGTGCTACAACCGTGCCGGTTATCATGATGTGCATGTGCAGATGGTAGCGGTACCTGACTATTTTGTTGAGCATGGCAGTGTCAAAGAACAACGGCTAGAAGTAGGACTAACGGCAGAGAACATTGCGTCCCGCGTGCGTGCTTTGATGCCTACGAAGGGCGTAGTGGAAGCATGA
- a CDS encoding sensor domain-containing diguanylate cyclase, which yields MPVLPRRKAEQWQKISLTTLLTGLVSLSVLLTLTILLFASYQSKKKSLIDTTLTLNYSSAVKMSQTIDSLFISMQNSLHYSAIILSNMNSMNPDEVYPHLELLRHSSNYFNSIAVVDETGLIRSTSPKSLGTVGKYIITEEAKAAMASKKPYVSKPYISATSKRLIVFMSEPIYDKNGIYRGYIGGSLYLQEKNILNMIFANNPSDKLGSYFYIVGSNGHVLFHRDKSRIGEDISANQVVQKLMLNQNGREEMVNLRGEALLAGYVKVPTNGWGVVVVSPISVVSEQLNAQLKAILLYTLPPFVLVMLVVIMLARRLARPFVSLANLVGKMGSEKVEIPDGKRHWNREADLLTEAIRYAVGEITKQTEQLTQEAMTDPLTGLTNRRTLEAIIHRWLEEKTPFSIVIMDIDKFKTINDTYGHQAGDEVLKHFAKIIASSTRPDDVCCRFGGEEFIALLPHANSAVAYHVAERIRSTLEKSATPVGETITVSQGISHYPSHSNSAEELIHLADQALYKAKESGRNRTMITEL from the coding sequence ATACCTGTGCTACCAAGAAGGAAAGCTGAGCAATGGCAAAAAATAAGCTTGACCACCCTTTTAACAGGACTGGTCTCCCTATCCGTTTTACTTACATTAACCATTCTTCTTTTTGCATCGTACCAATCGAAAAAAAAATCACTGATCGACACTACACTCACCTTGAATTATTCAAGCGCTGTTAAAATGAGTCAGACCATCGACTCTTTGTTTATATCCATGCAAAACAGCTTGCATTATTCCGCAATCATCCTATCTAACATGAACTCCATGAATCCAGACGAGGTTTATCCTCACTTAGAACTACTGCGTCATAGCAGCAATTACTTCAATTCCATTGCTGTGGTAGATGAAACAGGACTGATACGAAGCACGTCTCCAAAATCACTCGGGACAGTTGGAAAGTACATTATTACGGAAGAAGCGAAGGCAGCAATGGCATCGAAAAAGCCTTACGTCTCCAAACCTTACATTTCTGCAACATCAAAACGTCTGATCGTATTTATGAGCGAGCCGATATACGATAAGAACGGTATTTATCGTGGATATATAGGAGGTTCTCTTTACCTTCAGGAAAAAAACATATTGAACATGATCTTTGCAAACAACCCTTCGGATAAGTTAGGGTCCTATTTTTACATAGTGGGATCAAACGGGCATGTGTTGTTCCACCGCGACAAGAGTCGTATAGGCGAGGATATTAGCGCGAATCAAGTAGTCCAAAAGCTTATGCTAAATCAAAATGGTCGTGAAGAGATGGTCAACTTAAGAGGGGAAGCTTTGCTCGCTGGATACGTAAAAGTGCCTACAAATGGCTGGGGAGTAGTAGTGGTATCGCCAATCAGTGTCGTTTCGGAACAATTGAATGCTCAGCTTAAAGCTATTTTGTTGTATACGCTGCCTCCATTTGTGTTAGTAATGTTGGTCGTCATCATGCTTGCTCGCCGATTAGCGAGACCTTTTGTTTCACTGGCTAACCTTGTTGGAAAAATGGGCAGTGAGAAAGTAGAAATTCCTGATGGGAAGCGACACTGGAATAGAGAGGCGGATTTGTTAACAGAAGCCATTCGATATGCGGTTGGGGAAATTACAAAACAGACTGAGCAATTGACACAGGAAGCGATGACAGATCCATTAACCGGCTTAACAAACAGAAGAACACTCGAAGCAATCATACATAGATGGCTTGAGGAGAAAACCCCCTTTTCCATTGTGATTATGGATATTGATAAGTTTAAAACGATAAATGACACATACGGTCATCAGGCAGGGGACGAAGTGTTGAAGCATTTTGCGAAAATTATCGCATCATCTACCAGGCCAGATGACGTGTGCTGTCGTTTTGGTGGTGAAGAATTCATTGCCCTTCTTCCACATGCAAATTCTGCGGTAGCTTATCATGTAGCCGAACGAATACGTAGTACCCTTGAAAAAAGTGCGACTCCTGTAGGTGAAACCATTACTGTCTCTCAAGGGATCTCACACTATCCTTCACACTCCAATTCGGCCGAAGAGTTGATTCATTTGGCAGATCAAGCCTTGTATAAGGCTAAGGAATCAGGAAGAAACCGGACAATGATAACTGAACTGTAG